From one Desulfobaculum bizertense DSM 18034 genomic stretch:
- a CDS encoding motility protein A: MDIGTLLGILAGFGLIVGSILFGDGNIAGFFDVPSILVVVGGTMATAFIMFPMKVVFGSFKVAMNAFFSSNMDASGMIDQMVGLAEKARKESLVALEKVPIENPFIKKGITLVADGTEEPLIRAVMQTEISFMKQRHRQGQGVFKGMGTMAPAFGMIGTLIGLVKMLQNLSDPSSIGPAMAVALLTTFYGAVLANVAFLPLAKKLEERSQEEVLFMEIAMEGVVSILHGEHPQIVREKLLAFLSPALRGQD; encoded by the coding sequence ATGGACATTGGGACACTGCTCGGTATTCTTGCCGGTTTTGGACTGATTGTTGGCTCGATTTTGTTTGGCGATGGGAATATCGCTGGTTTTTTTGATGTTCCTTCCATCCTTGTTGTTGTGGGTGGCACGATGGCCACCGCATTTATCATGTTCCCCATGAAGGTTGTTTTTGGCTCGTTCAAGGTTGCCATGAATGCGTTTTTTTCAAGCAACATGGATGCCTCTGGAATGATTGACCAGATGGTGGGACTGGCAGAAAAGGCCCGTAAGGAATCCTTGGTGGCGCTGGAAAAAGTGCCCATCGAAAACCCCTTCATCAAAAAAGGCATCACCCTTGTGGCAGACGGCACGGAAGAGCCGCTGATTCGTGCGGTGATGCAGACAGAAATTTCATTTATGAAGCAGCGCCACCGGCAGGGACAGGGCGTGTTTAAGGGCATGGGCACAATGGCCCCGGCTTTTGGCATGATTGGCACCCTGATTGGTCTGGTCAAAATGCTGCAAAACCTTTCGGACCCGTCTTCCATTGGCCCGGCAATGGCTGTCGCTCTTTTGACGACATTTTATGGTGCTGTTTTGGCAAACGTGGCGTTTTTGCCGCTCGCCAAAAAACTTGAGGAACGATCTCAGGAAGAAGTGCTGTTTATGGAAATTGCCATGGAGGGAGTGGTGTCTATTTTGCATGGAGAACACCCACAGATCGTTCGGGAAAAGCTGCTGGCATTTCTTTCCCCTGCACTGCGCGGGCAGGATTAG